A genomic segment from Salvia splendens isolate huo1 chromosome 13, SspV2, whole genome shotgun sequence encodes:
- the LOC121762114 gene encoding probable boron transporter 2 isoform X1 — translation MEETFVPFRGIKNDLKGRLPCYKQDWSSGIGTGIRILAPTTYIFFASAIPVISFGVQLERNTNGTLTAVQTLASTALCGVIHSVIGGQPLLILGVAEPTVLMYTFMFDFAKDRKDLGEKLFLAWTAWVCVWTSILLFLLAILGACSIINRFTRVAGELFGLLIAMLFMQQAIRGVVEEFGIPKRGKESATALLPSWRFGNGMFALVLSFGLLLTALRSREARSWRYGAGWFRGFIADYGVPLMVLVWTGVSYIPANDIPKGIPRRLVSPNPWSAGAYTNWTVIKDMGDLPLLYIIGAFIPATMIAVLYYFDHSVASQLAQQKEFNLKKPSSYHYDLLLLGLLVIICGLIGIPPANGVIPQSPMHTKSLATLKHQLLRNKLVSTARDSISKNANLSQLYRSMQEAYTEMQTPHVYQTPAALGLNELKESTIQRASTSGYMDAPVDGAIFDVDKDIDDLLPVEVKEQRVSNLLQALMVGCCLAAMPLLKKIPTAVLWGYFAFMAIESLPGNQFWERILLLFTAPSRRYMVLEEYHATFVETVPFKTIALFTLFQTFYLLLCFGITWIPIAGVLFPLLIMLLVPVRQYLLPKFFKGAHLQDLDAAEYEEAPAINYNISYDVLCIQEQGNTINLDSGELLDEMITRSRGEIRHGRSPKVHSSTQSPREEMKSMYSPRLPERVQSPHLSEIRSELSPRLNGRQVELRRTPSPLGQNSHGSSSS, via the exons ATGGAGGAAACCTTTGTTCCCTTTCGTGGGATTAAGAATGATCTCAAAGGGAGGCTTCCGTGCTACAAACAAGATTGGAGTAGCGGGATAGGCACAGGTATCAG GATCTTGGCTCCAACAACGTATATATTCTTTGCATCTGCAATTCCTGTTATATCTTTCGGTGTGCAACTGGAGAGAAACACCA ATGGAACTTTAACAGCAGTGCAAACACTTGCATCAACTGCACTTTGTGGCGTGATCCACTCTGTCATAGGTGGACAGCCACTACTTATACTTGGTGTAGCCGAGCCCACAGTGTTAATGTACACTTTCATGTTCGATTTTGCCAAAGATCGAAAAGATTTGGGGGAGAAGTTGTTCTTAGCCTGGACAGCATG GGTCTGTGTGTGGACGTCCATTTTGCTTTTCTTGCTGGCTATCTTAGGTGCTTGCTCTATTATCAATCGGTTTACGCGTGTTGCTGGTGAATTGTTTGGTCTTTTAATCGCAATGCTCTTTATGCAGCAGGCAATTCGT GGAGTTGTGGAGGAGTTTGGCATTCCGAAGAGAGGAAAAGAAAGTGCAACTGCTCTTTTACCTTCCTGGCGCTTTGGAAACGGAATGTTTGCTTTGGTGCTTTCATTTGGCCTTCTTCTTACTGCATTGAGGAGTCGCGAGGCTAGATCCTGGCGCTATGGTGCAG GGTGGTTTAGAGGGTTTATCGCGGACTATGGTGTCCCGCTGATGGTGCTTGTGTGGACTGGTGTGTCTTACATACCAGCTAACGACATTCCTAAAGGGATACCAAGAAGACTCGTTAGCCCAAATCCGTGGTCAGCTGGTGCATACACGAACTGGACAGTCATCAAG GACATGGGGGATTTGCCACTACTTTATATAATTGGAGCATTTATTCCAGCCACAATGATAGCTGTGCTTTATTACTTCGATCATAGTGTTGCATCTCAACTTGCACAGCAGAAAGAGTTCAATCTAAAGAAGCCGTCTTCTTATCACTATGATCTCCTGCTCTTGGGACTTTTG GTGATAATATGCGGTCTCATCGGCATTCCTCCTGCCAATGGAGTTATTCCGCAGTCCCCAATGCACACGAAAAGTTTGGCCACTCTGAAACATCAG CTTTTGAGGAACAAGCTCGTATCAACTGCACGAGATAGCATCAGTAAAAACGCCAATCTATCTCAGCTGTATAGAAGCATGCAAGAAGCATACACAGAGATGCAGACTCCACATGTATACCAAACTCCAGCTGCTTTG GGACTAAATGAGCTGAAAGAATCAACCATTCAGCGCGCATCCACTAGTGGCTACATGGACGCGCCAGTTGATGGTGCCATCTTTGATGTGGACAAGGATATCGATGATCTCCTACCTGTGGAAGTTAAGGAGCAACGCGTCAGCAATCTGCTTCAGGCCTTAATGGTCGGATGTTGTCTTGCTGCCATGCCTCTCTTGAAAAAGATCCCCACTGCCGTCCTCTGGGGCTACTTCGCCTTCATGGCAATAGAGAGCTTGCCAGGAAACCAGTTCTGGGAAAGAATTTTGCTGCTTTTCACAGCTCCAAGTCGAAGATACAT GGTGCTAGAGGAGTATCACGCGACCTTTGTGGAGACTGTGCCTTTCAAAACAATAGCACTCTTCACATTGTTTCAGACGTTTTACTTGCTTTTATGCTTTGGAATAACGTGGATCCCCATAGCCGGCGTCCTCTTCCCTTTGCTGATCATGCTTCTTGTCCCGGTGCGCCAGTATCTGCTTCCCAAGTTCTTCAAAGGAGCTCATCTGCAAGACTTGGATGCTGCAGAGTATGAAGAAGCCCCTGCTATTAACTACAACATATCCTACGAC GTTTTATGCATTCAGGAACAAGGTAACACCATCAATCTCGACAGTGGTGAGTTGTTGGACGAGATGATTACAAGAAGTCGTGGTGAGATCCGCCATGGTCGTAGCCCAAAGGTCCATAGTTCAACTCAGTCACCTCGGGAGGAAATGAAGTCCATGTACAGTCCTAGGCTGCCTGAGAGGGTGCAGAGCCCACATCTTAGTGAAATAAGATCGGAGTTAAGCCCGAGGTTGAACGGTAGACAAGTAGAATTAAGGCGAACCCCGAGCCCTCTCGGACAAAATAGTCATGGatcatcatcttcttga
- the LOC121762114 gene encoding probable boron transporter 2 isoform X2, protein MEETFVPFRGIKNDLKGRLPCYKQDWSSGIGTGIRILAPTTYIFFASAIPVISFGVQLERNTNGTLTAVQTLASTALCGVIHSVIGGQPLLILGVAEPTVLMYTFMFDFAKDRKDLGEKLFLAWTAWVCVWTSILLFLLAILGACSIINRFTRVAGELFGLLIAMLFMQQAIRGVVEEFGIPKRGKESATALLPSWRFGNGMFALVLSFGLLLTALRSREARSWRYGAGWFRGFIADYGVPLMVLVWTGVSYIPANDIPKGIPRRLVSPNPWSAGAYTNWTVIKDMGDLPLLYIIGAFIPATMIAVLYYFDHSVASQLAQQKEFNLKKPSSYHYDLLLLGLLVIICGLIGIPPANGVIPQSPMHTKSLATLKHQLLRNKLVSTARDSISKNANLSQLYRSMQEAYTEMQTPHVYQTPAALGLNELKESTIQRASTSGYMDAPVDGAIFDVDKDIDDLLPVEVKEQRVSNLLQALMVGCCLAAMPLLKKIPTAVLWGYFAFMAIESLPGNQFWERILLLFTAPSRRYMVLEEYHATFVETVPFKTIALFTLFQTFYLLLCFGITWIPIAGVLFPLLIMLLVPVRQYLLPKFFKGAHLQDLDAAEYEEAPAINYNISYDEQGNTINLDSGELLDEMITRSRGEIRHGRSPKVHSSTQSPREEMKSMYSPRLPERVQSPHLSEIRSELSPRLNGRQVELRRTPSPLGQNSHGSSSS, encoded by the exons ATGGAGGAAACCTTTGTTCCCTTTCGTGGGATTAAGAATGATCTCAAAGGGAGGCTTCCGTGCTACAAACAAGATTGGAGTAGCGGGATAGGCACAGGTATCAG GATCTTGGCTCCAACAACGTATATATTCTTTGCATCTGCAATTCCTGTTATATCTTTCGGTGTGCAACTGGAGAGAAACACCA ATGGAACTTTAACAGCAGTGCAAACACTTGCATCAACTGCACTTTGTGGCGTGATCCACTCTGTCATAGGTGGACAGCCACTACTTATACTTGGTGTAGCCGAGCCCACAGTGTTAATGTACACTTTCATGTTCGATTTTGCCAAAGATCGAAAAGATTTGGGGGAGAAGTTGTTCTTAGCCTGGACAGCATG GGTCTGTGTGTGGACGTCCATTTTGCTTTTCTTGCTGGCTATCTTAGGTGCTTGCTCTATTATCAATCGGTTTACGCGTGTTGCTGGTGAATTGTTTGGTCTTTTAATCGCAATGCTCTTTATGCAGCAGGCAATTCGT GGAGTTGTGGAGGAGTTTGGCATTCCGAAGAGAGGAAAAGAAAGTGCAACTGCTCTTTTACCTTCCTGGCGCTTTGGAAACGGAATGTTTGCTTTGGTGCTTTCATTTGGCCTTCTTCTTACTGCATTGAGGAGTCGCGAGGCTAGATCCTGGCGCTATGGTGCAG GGTGGTTTAGAGGGTTTATCGCGGACTATGGTGTCCCGCTGATGGTGCTTGTGTGGACTGGTGTGTCTTACATACCAGCTAACGACATTCCTAAAGGGATACCAAGAAGACTCGTTAGCCCAAATCCGTGGTCAGCTGGTGCATACACGAACTGGACAGTCATCAAG GACATGGGGGATTTGCCACTACTTTATATAATTGGAGCATTTATTCCAGCCACAATGATAGCTGTGCTTTATTACTTCGATCATAGTGTTGCATCTCAACTTGCACAGCAGAAAGAGTTCAATCTAAAGAAGCCGTCTTCTTATCACTATGATCTCCTGCTCTTGGGACTTTTG GTGATAATATGCGGTCTCATCGGCATTCCTCCTGCCAATGGAGTTATTCCGCAGTCCCCAATGCACACGAAAAGTTTGGCCACTCTGAAACATCAG CTTTTGAGGAACAAGCTCGTATCAACTGCACGAGATAGCATCAGTAAAAACGCCAATCTATCTCAGCTGTATAGAAGCATGCAAGAAGCATACACAGAGATGCAGACTCCACATGTATACCAAACTCCAGCTGCTTTG GGACTAAATGAGCTGAAAGAATCAACCATTCAGCGCGCATCCACTAGTGGCTACATGGACGCGCCAGTTGATGGTGCCATCTTTGATGTGGACAAGGATATCGATGATCTCCTACCTGTGGAAGTTAAGGAGCAACGCGTCAGCAATCTGCTTCAGGCCTTAATGGTCGGATGTTGTCTTGCTGCCATGCCTCTCTTGAAAAAGATCCCCACTGCCGTCCTCTGGGGCTACTTCGCCTTCATGGCAATAGAGAGCTTGCCAGGAAACCAGTTCTGGGAAAGAATTTTGCTGCTTTTCACAGCTCCAAGTCGAAGATACAT GGTGCTAGAGGAGTATCACGCGACCTTTGTGGAGACTGTGCCTTTCAAAACAATAGCACTCTTCACATTGTTTCAGACGTTTTACTTGCTTTTATGCTTTGGAATAACGTGGATCCCCATAGCCGGCGTCCTCTTCCCTTTGCTGATCATGCTTCTTGTCCCGGTGCGCCAGTATCTGCTTCCCAAGTTCTTCAAAGGAGCTCATCTGCAAGACTTGGATGCTGCAGAGTATGAAGAAGCCCCTGCTATTAACTACAACATATCCTACGAC GAACAAGGTAACACCATCAATCTCGACAGTGGTGAGTTGTTGGACGAGATGATTACAAGAAGTCGTGGTGAGATCCGCCATGGTCGTAGCCCAAAGGTCCATAGTTCAACTCAGTCACCTCGGGAGGAAATGAAGTCCATGTACAGTCCTAGGCTGCCTGAGAGGGTGCAGAGCCCACATCTTAGTGAAATAAGATCGGAGTTAAGCCCGAGGTTGAACGGTAGACAAGTAGAATTAAGGCGAACCCCGAGCCCTCTCGGACAAAATAGTCATGGatcatcatcttcttga
- the LOC121762114 gene encoding boron transporter 1-like isoform X4: MYTFMFDFAKDRKDLGEKLFLAWTAWVCVWTSILLFLLAILGACSIINRFTRVAGELFGLLIAMLFMQQAIRGVVEEFGIPKRGKESATALLPSWRFGNGMFALVLSFGLLLTALRSREARSWRYGAGWFRGFIADYGVPLMVLVWTGVSYIPANDIPKGIPRRLVSPNPWSAGAYTNWTVIKDMGDLPLLYIIGAFIPATMIAVLYYFDHSVASQLAQQKEFNLKKPSSYHYDLLLLGLLVIICGLIGIPPANGVIPQSPMHTKSLATLKHQLLRNKLVSTARDSISKNANLSQLYRSMQEAYTEMQTPHVYQTPAALGLNELKESTIQRASTSGYMDAPVDGAIFDVDKDIDDLLPVEVKEQRVSNLLQALMVGCCLAAMPLLKKIPTAVLWGYFAFMAIESLPGNQFWERILLLFTAPSRRYMVLEEYHATFVETVPFKTIALFTLFQTFYLLLCFGITWIPIAGVLFPLLIMLLVPVRQYLLPKFFKGAHLQDLDAAEYEEAPAINYNISYDVLCIQEQGNTINLDSGELLDEMITRSRGEIRHGRSPKVHSSTQSPREEMKSMYSPRLPERVQSPHLSEIRSELSPRLNGRQVELRRTPSPLGQNSHGSSSS; encoded by the exons ATGTACACTTTCATGTTCGATTTTGCCAAAGATCGAAAAGATTTGGGGGAGAAGTTGTTCTTAGCCTGGACAGCATG GGTCTGTGTGTGGACGTCCATTTTGCTTTTCTTGCTGGCTATCTTAGGTGCTTGCTCTATTATCAATCGGTTTACGCGTGTTGCTGGTGAATTGTTTGGTCTTTTAATCGCAATGCTCTTTATGCAGCAGGCAATTCGT GGAGTTGTGGAGGAGTTTGGCATTCCGAAGAGAGGAAAAGAAAGTGCAACTGCTCTTTTACCTTCCTGGCGCTTTGGAAACGGAATGTTTGCTTTGGTGCTTTCATTTGGCCTTCTTCTTACTGCATTGAGGAGTCGCGAGGCTAGATCCTGGCGCTATGGTGCAG GGTGGTTTAGAGGGTTTATCGCGGACTATGGTGTCCCGCTGATGGTGCTTGTGTGGACTGGTGTGTCTTACATACCAGCTAACGACATTCCTAAAGGGATACCAAGAAGACTCGTTAGCCCAAATCCGTGGTCAGCTGGTGCATACACGAACTGGACAGTCATCAAG GACATGGGGGATTTGCCACTACTTTATATAATTGGAGCATTTATTCCAGCCACAATGATAGCTGTGCTTTATTACTTCGATCATAGTGTTGCATCTCAACTTGCACAGCAGAAAGAGTTCAATCTAAAGAAGCCGTCTTCTTATCACTATGATCTCCTGCTCTTGGGACTTTTG GTGATAATATGCGGTCTCATCGGCATTCCTCCTGCCAATGGAGTTATTCCGCAGTCCCCAATGCACACGAAAAGTTTGGCCACTCTGAAACATCAG CTTTTGAGGAACAAGCTCGTATCAACTGCACGAGATAGCATCAGTAAAAACGCCAATCTATCTCAGCTGTATAGAAGCATGCAAGAAGCATACACAGAGATGCAGACTCCACATGTATACCAAACTCCAGCTGCTTTG GGACTAAATGAGCTGAAAGAATCAACCATTCAGCGCGCATCCACTAGTGGCTACATGGACGCGCCAGTTGATGGTGCCATCTTTGATGTGGACAAGGATATCGATGATCTCCTACCTGTGGAAGTTAAGGAGCAACGCGTCAGCAATCTGCTTCAGGCCTTAATGGTCGGATGTTGTCTTGCTGCCATGCCTCTCTTGAAAAAGATCCCCACTGCCGTCCTCTGGGGCTACTTCGCCTTCATGGCAATAGAGAGCTTGCCAGGAAACCAGTTCTGGGAAAGAATTTTGCTGCTTTTCACAGCTCCAAGTCGAAGATACAT GGTGCTAGAGGAGTATCACGCGACCTTTGTGGAGACTGTGCCTTTCAAAACAATAGCACTCTTCACATTGTTTCAGACGTTTTACTTGCTTTTATGCTTTGGAATAACGTGGATCCCCATAGCCGGCGTCCTCTTCCCTTTGCTGATCATGCTTCTTGTCCCGGTGCGCCAGTATCTGCTTCCCAAGTTCTTCAAAGGAGCTCATCTGCAAGACTTGGATGCTGCAGAGTATGAAGAAGCCCCTGCTATTAACTACAACATATCCTACGAC GTTTTATGCATTCAGGAACAAGGTAACACCATCAATCTCGACAGTGGTGAGTTGTTGGACGAGATGATTACAAGAAGTCGTGGTGAGATCCGCCATGGTCGTAGCCCAAAGGTCCATAGTTCAACTCAGTCACCTCGGGAGGAAATGAAGTCCATGTACAGTCCTAGGCTGCCTGAGAGGGTGCAGAGCCCACATCTTAGTGAAATAAGATCGGAGTTAAGCCCGAGGTTGAACGGTAGACAAGTAGAATTAAGGCGAACCCCGAGCCCTCTCGGACAAAATAGTCATGGatcatcatcttcttga
- the LOC121762114 gene encoding probable boron transporter 2 isoform X3, whose translation MEETFVPFRGIKNDLKGRLPCYKQDWSSGIGTDGTLTAVQTLASTALCGVIHSVIGGQPLLILGVAEPTVLMYTFMFDFAKDRKDLGEKLFLAWTAWVCVWTSILLFLLAILGACSIINRFTRVAGELFGLLIAMLFMQQAIRGVVEEFGIPKRGKESATALLPSWRFGNGMFALVLSFGLLLTALRSREARSWRYGAGWFRGFIADYGVPLMVLVWTGVSYIPANDIPKGIPRRLVSPNPWSAGAYTNWTVIKDMGDLPLLYIIGAFIPATMIAVLYYFDHSVASQLAQQKEFNLKKPSSYHYDLLLLGLLVIICGLIGIPPANGVIPQSPMHTKSLATLKHQLLRNKLVSTARDSISKNANLSQLYRSMQEAYTEMQTPHVYQTPAALGLNELKESTIQRASTSGYMDAPVDGAIFDVDKDIDDLLPVEVKEQRVSNLLQALMVGCCLAAMPLLKKIPTAVLWGYFAFMAIESLPGNQFWERILLLFTAPSRRYMVLEEYHATFVETVPFKTIALFTLFQTFYLLLCFGITWIPIAGVLFPLLIMLLVPVRQYLLPKFFKGAHLQDLDAAEYEEAPAINYNISYDVLCIQEQGNTINLDSGELLDEMITRSRGEIRHGRSPKVHSSTQSPREEMKSMYSPRLPERVQSPHLSEIRSELSPRLNGRQVELRRTPSPLGQNSHGSSSS comes from the exons ATGGAGGAAACCTTTGTTCCCTTTCGTGGGATTAAGAATGATCTCAAAGGGAGGCTTCCGTGCTACAAACAAGATTGGAGTAGCGGGATAGGCACAG ATGGAACTTTAACAGCAGTGCAAACACTTGCATCAACTGCACTTTGTGGCGTGATCCACTCTGTCATAGGTGGACAGCCACTACTTATACTTGGTGTAGCCGAGCCCACAGTGTTAATGTACACTTTCATGTTCGATTTTGCCAAAGATCGAAAAGATTTGGGGGAGAAGTTGTTCTTAGCCTGGACAGCATG GGTCTGTGTGTGGACGTCCATTTTGCTTTTCTTGCTGGCTATCTTAGGTGCTTGCTCTATTATCAATCGGTTTACGCGTGTTGCTGGTGAATTGTTTGGTCTTTTAATCGCAATGCTCTTTATGCAGCAGGCAATTCGT GGAGTTGTGGAGGAGTTTGGCATTCCGAAGAGAGGAAAAGAAAGTGCAACTGCTCTTTTACCTTCCTGGCGCTTTGGAAACGGAATGTTTGCTTTGGTGCTTTCATTTGGCCTTCTTCTTACTGCATTGAGGAGTCGCGAGGCTAGATCCTGGCGCTATGGTGCAG GGTGGTTTAGAGGGTTTATCGCGGACTATGGTGTCCCGCTGATGGTGCTTGTGTGGACTGGTGTGTCTTACATACCAGCTAACGACATTCCTAAAGGGATACCAAGAAGACTCGTTAGCCCAAATCCGTGGTCAGCTGGTGCATACACGAACTGGACAGTCATCAAG GACATGGGGGATTTGCCACTACTTTATATAATTGGAGCATTTATTCCAGCCACAATGATAGCTGTGCTTTATTACTTCGATCATAGTGTTGCATCTCAACTTGCACAGCAGAAAGAGTTCAATCTAAAGAAGCCGTCTTCTTATCACTATGATCTCCTGCTCTTGGGACTTTTG GTGATAATATGCGGTCTCATCGGCATTCCTCCTGCCAATGGAGTTATTCCGCAGTCCCCAATGCACACGAAAAGTTTGGCCACTCTGAAACATCAG CTTTTGAGGAACAAGCTCGTATCAACTGCACGAGATAGCATCAGTAAAAACGCCAATCTATCTCAGCTGTATAGAAGCATGCAAGAAGCATACACAGAGATGCAGACTCCACATGTATACCAAACTCCAGCTGCTTTG GGACTAAATGAGCTGAAAGAATCAACCATTCAGCGCGCATCCACTAGTGGCTACATGGACGCGCCAGTTGATGGTGCCATCTTTGATGTGGACAAGGATATCGATGATCTCCTACCTGTGGAAGTTAAGGAGCAACGCGTCAGCAATCTGCTTCAGGCCTTAATGGTCGGATGTTGTCTTGCTGCCATGCCTCTCTTGAAAAAGATCCCCACTGCCGTCCTCTGGGGCTACTTCGCCTTCATGGCAATAGAGAGCTTGCCAGGAAACCAGTTCTGGGAAAGAATTTTGCTGCTTTTCACAGCTCCAAGTCGAAGATACAT GGTGCTAGAGGAGTATCACGCGACCTTTGTGGAGACTGTGCCTTTCAAAACAATAGCACTCTTCACATTGTTTCAGACGTTTTACTTGCTTTTATGCTTTGGAATAACGTGGATCCCCATAGCCGGCGTCCTCTTCCCTTTGCTGATCATGCTTCTTGTCCCGGTGCGCCAGTATCTGCTTCCCAAGTTCTTCAAAGGAGCTCATCTGCAAGACTTGGATGCTGCAGAGTATGAAGAAGCCCCTGCTATTAACTACAACATATCCTACGAC GTTTTATGCATTCAGGAACAAGGTAACACCATCAATCTCGACAGTGGTGAGTTGTTGGACGAGATGATTACAAGAAGTCGTGGTGAGATCCGCCATGGTCGTAGCCCAAAGGTCCATAGTTCAACTCAGTCACCTCGGGAGGAAATGAAGTCCATGTACAGTCCTAGGCTGCCTGAGAGGGTGCAGAGCCCACATCTTAGTGAAATAAGATCGGAGTTAAGCCCGAGGTTGAACGGTAGACAAGTAGAATTAAGGCGAACCCCGAGCCCTCTCGGACAAAATAGTCATGGatcatcatcttcttga